Proteins encoded by one window of Bacteroidia bacterium:
- the metG gene encoding methionine--tRNA ligase, producing the protein MSRYLITAALPYANGPVHIGHLAGCYIPADIYSRYLRLKGEDVKFICGSDEHGVPITIKARQLGITPQQVVDKYHQMMKSSFEKFGISFDHYSRTSSLVHHQTAAAFFKTLYDKGVFIEETTEQFYDEEAKQFLADRYITGTCPRCNNPNAYGDQCENCGASLSPTDLINPKSKLSGNTPVLRPTKNWFLPMGEIQKSNDFQEYIKRFDHWKPNIKGQCNSWLSEGLQPRAMTRDLDWGVKVPLPNTEGKVLYVWFDAPIGYISATKELLPDNWKDYWHKQNNEEDNPKLIHFIGKDNIVFHAIIFPMMLMQHGGFVLPYNVPANEFLNLEGDKISTSRNWAVWLHEYLEDFPGREDELRYVLTSIAPETKDSEFTWKDFQARVNNELGAILGNFVNRVVVLADKYFKGDLSTEKDVELNADEFNLDELIVKYVNSVEKYQFRDALSGVMDLARIGNKYLTDKEPWKKFDSNNQKSVDDTRNTLINCLSIISKTGLLLKPFLPVTAEKIFSLLNIPADNQKLIISKDSIGVPEGFFNMHSIKLNVSNLILFQKIEDEEIEKQINKLHEKKVMNTTQTEAQPSHENSIEPQLAETTFDDFSKMDIRVATILEAERVPKTDKLLKLLLDTGMDQRTVVSGIAAWYDPEKIVGQKVVMLANLAPRKIKGIESKGMILMAQNANGELSFITPEKLNINNGSTVK; encoded by the coding sequence ATGTCAAGATATTTAATCACCGCTGCACTGCCCTATGCCAACGGACCGGTACATATAGGTCATCTGGCAGGTTGCTATATTCCTGCCGATATATACAGTCGTTATCTGCGGCTGAAAGGCGAAGATGTAAAATTTATTTGCGGCAGCGATGAACATGGCGTACCTATTACCATCAAAGCACGTCAGCTTGGTATTACACCGCAGCAAGTGGTTGACAAATACCATCAGATGATGAAATCATCATTTGAAAAATTCGGTATTTCTTTCGATCATTATTCACGCACTTCTTCACTGGTACACCATCAGACAGCAGCAGCTTTCTTTAAAACACTTTATGATAAAGGTGTTTTTATTGAAGAAACCACAGAGCAGTTTTATGATGAAGAAGCCAAGCAGTTTCTTGCCGACCGCTATATCACCGGCACCTGTCCGCGCTGCAACAATCCAAATGCTTATGGCGACCAATGTGAAAACTGCGGTGCATCACTCAGCCCAACAGACCTCATAAATCCCAAATCAAAACTTAGTGGCAATACCCCAGTGTTGAGACCAACAAAAAACTGGTTTTTGCCAATGGGTGAAATTCAAAAGTCAAACGATTTTCAGGAGTATATTAAACGATTCGACCATTGGAAACCCAACATTAAAGGACAGTGCAATAGTTGGCTCAGCGAAGGCCTGCAGCCTCGTGCCATGACCCGCGACCTCGACTGGGGAGTGAAAGTGCCTTTACCCAATACAGAAGGGAAAGTGCTATATGTGTGGTTTGATGCACCTATCGGGTATATTTCGGCTACAAAAGAACTTTTGCCGGACAATTGGAAAGATTATTGGCATAAGCAAAACAATGAAGAAGACAATCCTAAGCTTATTCATTTTATCGGCAAAGACAATATTGTTTTTCATGCCATCATTTTTCCGATGATGCTCATGCAGCATGGTGGTTTTGTGTTGCCCTACAATGTTCCGGCCAACGAATTTTTAAATCTCGAAGGAGATAAAATATCAACCTCGCGCAATTGGGCTGTGTGGCTGCATGAATACCTTGAAGATTTTCCGGGTCGCGAAGATGAACTTCGCTATGTGCTTACTTCTATTGCACCCGAAACCAAGGATAGTGAATTTACATGGAAAGATTTTCAGGCAAGAGTGAACAATGAGTTGGGAGCAATCTTAGGCAACTTTGTGAACAGGGTAGTTGTACTCGCTGACAAATATTTTAAAGGTGATTTAAGTACCGAAAAGGATGTTGAATTAAATGCTGATGAATTCAACCTTGATGAATTAATTGTAAAGTATGTAAATTCCGTTGAGAAATATCAATTTCGCGATGCGCTGAGTGGTGTTATGGACTTAGCCCGCATTGGAAACAAATATTTAACCGATAAAGAACCCTGGAAAAAATTTGATTCAAACAATCAAAAAAGTGTTGATGATACACGCAACACATTAATAAACTGCCTAAGCATTATTTCAAAAACAGGTTTGTTGCTTAAACCTTTTTTACCTGTTACAGCAGAAAAAATATTTTCATTATTAAACATTCCTGCTGACAATCAAAAACTGATAATATCAAAAGATTCTATAGGTGTACCGGAAGGATTTTTTAACATGCACAGTATAAAGTTAAATGTTTCTAATCTTATTCTCTTTCAAAAAATAGAAGACGAAGAAATAGAAAAACAAATAAACAAACTGCACGAAAAGAAAGTGATGAATACTACACAAACAGAAGCCCAACCAAGCCATGAGAATAGCATAGAACCACAGTTAGCAGAAACCACTTTTGACGATTTCAGCAAGATGGATATTCGTGTTGCAACAATTTTAGAAGCAGAGCGTGTACCAAAAACCGACAAGTTACTGAAGTTGTTGCTTGACACCGGCATGGACCAACGTACTGTTGTTTCGGGTATTGCAGCATGGTACGATCCTGAAAAAATTGTCGGACAAAAGGTGGTGATGCTGGCAAACCTTGCACCGCGAAAAATAAAAGGTATTGAAAGCAAAGGAATGATTCTGATGGCACAAAATGCCAATGGTGAGCTTTCTTTTATAACACCAGAAAAGTTAAACATCAACAACGGAAGTACTGTTAAATAA